DNA sequence from the Malus domestica chromosome 06, GDT2T_hap1 genome:
TTTGCGGGGCTCTGGCTCTGAGTTGCCTTGAAACCAGAATCCTGTTCATGGTGGCCGATGCAGAAGTAAACGAAATTTGATTTCTTGGGTCCTCTCTGTAACTGTAAATATAAATGGATAAGGCACAGGTCGAGCTGAAGCTGTCACTGACTCGCTCTCACGCCGCAGTCTTTGCATTTTCTGTTCCTGGATTTATGACTGCAATCTGTTACTGACTGCTGCCACCTGCCACTTCAGTTTTACACCGGATCCTTGCGAGACGACTTCAATAAGTGCCGTTCATTttatattatgttaattaaaattattttatttaaaaataaacataaatagtatttGATAAAAACTGATCACATAATGTACGAATGAATGAACACGATTCACGGATCACTAAGATCCTCACCAAAAAATCCGGAAAGGATTCTGTTGGGTTTTTCATGTCCCAATAGCACAAAATCGTAATTTTGAAATTCTAGGTTATGGGGAAGGACTAGCATGTGGAGCATACCAAATATTTACAGTGGACACTCATGGTCTGATCATCATCAAGCATTCACAGGAAATTGCAGTGCCAATGGGCACGAACTTTGATTGGTTTAGCActttttgggcttgattttgggctCTGAACTGTTATTCTGGGCTGGCCCATCCTCTATTGTTTAGTCTTTTAACTGTGAGACCATATTGGGAACTAGGCccatagtatttttttattttttgttcggTCTGTCTTTTGTCTTTCTTCTCCTATTTTTTGTGTCCGTAACCAGTGTTCGATAAAATACCTAACTCAAAAGGGCACGACAGAAATCGACACTACATGGGCATGACTCGGCAAATACTCACTAGAAACTCAATGATATATTCCAATGAAGTTTTTTTGGCCAAATTATAACCCTATTGTTATAAAATTCTGACTCTGTTTCGGGGATAATCCATTAGATCCCACATCCACACTAAACGAGCCTCAACagcaaaataattaaattagaaaTATCGATCAGACTACCCAATAAAAGTAAGGGCATCAACAACAAAGTTCACcttgcgaaaaaaaaaaagtgataaaAGCGACGTGCCATCTTTTAAATATTCAAAACCAAAGTTCGAAGAGACCAAAGGGTAGAGCAAGCACCATTAATAGCATCAATGCCAATTTATATCCATGTTTtgaaagcctttcgaaatagtAGCTTTGAGCCCATCAGTCAATGCCTGACCTTCAACATTCAATATATTCGAGAACTCAACTAGGCTGTTtagtttttgtcatttttatcgTGTTTTTGGGCATTTGATATTCCCTGCAAGTACAAAAATTGTGAGACTAAAACACAGTTACGTGGTATAATATGTTAGAATAATATGATATAAGTGCATGTGTTACGTGGTATAATCATATCATATGTTAGAATAATATGATATAAATGCATGTTCACTCATATTCTAGCAAGTGTATTTGTTATATTATGTAGTTCTCATATAACACAATATGTTTTTTGCCAACCAGTATTAGTTGAGTTGATAAGGATCGTTTTCTTTACTAGACCAAGGTTTAGATTCGAGTTTTACTGCTGGCAATCTATCTTGATGGGCGACCTGTAAAAATCATAAAAGGAACTAAGACTGCCTTGGTAAGTCCTCAAGAGACTTGTAATATGTCTGACCCTGGGATGGGGTAGCTTCCCCTCTCCCTAAACTTTTTACAAACACAAAATATGTTTTCCTCtattaattaaaaagaaaaacaatttggtccGTGGAATGTATTTGTGTACCTACGTTGGcttttcattttgtactaaTTATGAAGTGACTATTCATGTTCCATAGAAGGTTCTTTTAGACTTGCGAGTCATCAGAAGAAGGTTCAAGCCATGGTCAATGGTCTGCAGTCACCTCTGTCGACAGTCTTAGCATTTTTCCTCATTGGTTCCATTTAAGGCTTTTCTTCTTATATTTGGTGACGGCTTCTAGACGTACCATAGTCATGTAAAGTTTGAATGTGCCCATCAACGGATTAATTGTACAAGCGCTAAGAAATTAAGCGTGAATCGCTCACGTCAAGAAATAAATAGTTGAGCtgttttttatatattatcAAATGATTTTATAGTAGAATATTAACTCTCTCTATAGTATCATAGAACGTTAATTAACGTGTTGAGTTCAATGACTCACATCACCGAATATGTATTATCCATGTGTTAGTCTCAAAAGACTTCACATAAAAGCAGAAGTGTTGAGAATGTAAATCTCATATATATTTGAGGAACCTTGCACTTCCTTCAAACTGTATGGATGATCGATCTTGAAGAGAAAATGTTATCAGCGAGACATGTTTATTCTTCAAGTCTCGGATGTTCGATCAACCCCTTGaactttttttattgaaacgtTTTTTATCCACGCAGAAAGAAATAGTTCTTAAAATATTGGATCGATGGGTCTTGCGTAAATATGTATAATGAGTCCGGATTGTCGGATGAGGAGGATTAGGTGAAAGGAACctagagaggatccctttcctgtATGATGTTcatattgaaaaatgatggtgttatccacacaccattttaCCTTCCACGtgccttttttaatttttcgacCATTGAgtcaaataaattgaagaataacaaaaaattgaaaacggaGACACCCATTGACATTTGAGAGCTTATACCAACTACTTCtatatccctttttttttcttgctagATTCCACTTTAAACAATACAATATCTAGTGGGAAGCTCTTGAACAATTGACTCTAATAGAAAACATAATACATAATTAAGATCCATAAACATATATAAGCATGCATTATTATTTAGTTATTTGGTTGGTTGGTTCATGTACTCATATCTCAGTCATCTAAATAATTTGTTGACTAATTAGAATCTTTAATTATCCGAAAACGAGTAAAATCAACCATGATTAATTAAATAACACATAAAGCTTGTTAATTTAGTTTGAATTAAATAACACATAAAGCTTGTTAATTTAGTTTGAAGGCAATAATAATCTGCATGATTAATAACATGATTAGCATGAACAGTACCGCTATAATCTTACCATTTAATCTTTGCCTATTCTCTCCGGGCTTCCTCGATCTATAATCTTTACCgattaattgaataatattTTTCATGAAGATAATAAGgtaaaattatttattaatgAGGATCAATTCAAGTTATCTGAACAGATTGAAAGTtacttaagtgttttttttttgccatgatatatttttgttagattagttacCGACATGGTTCAAACCCACGCAATCATGCAATAGCTCAACTCATTTTCACCATTAATGGCCATTTGCAAAGTTACTTAAGTACTTTCTCCTACCTTAATACACCCCCACATACTTTTCCATAAACACCCTCACACTTCACACTCTCAACATAAACCTTACATTTTCTCCATTCACCCCACTTTTCTTCATACAGCCCACACTCTTCACAATGATttcgttccttttttttttttttttgtatgtgcTATGTACCGTTTGATACAAAATCATTCATGTCATACAAGTATTTTCTTACTGCTACAGGGGATTCAAATAGAGGAAAGTAGAAGCTGCTTGGGGAACCTTACAAAAGTGAAAGGGCAGAAGTTTCGACACGATAGAGAGGGTTAAAAGCATAGATGGTGAGAGCAATccgtttgaatttttttccttAACCTTTTTCCATCTAATCAACATTGATCTGCGAGGGGGTGTATATCAAAAATGATAACTTAGGAAATAAGATGATGATGTGAGGAGCTTTGGCTCTCTATGTCCATTTGGTAGTTAAATTCGGCAGTATAAAGTATTGGCCTTGGCTGAGATGCACACTAAATGATATTTTATGCATCACATATCATACTCAAACACCATGCTGTAAATGCAAAAAATTGTCTCTTAAAGGCACAAATGCAATTTAGTATTATCTGACCATTAGATTATTTTTAGAACATGGCTTTTGTGAAACAGCATCACCATTATCTTCTTTACAAAAGAAGGGGAGGACTGTAATCTGACACCAATGAAGTTTAACCTTCATCCACTTGTGACAATACATTTTGAACAAGGTGAAGCTTCCAAAACGTCAATTTCATGTTCCgttcgtcaaaaataatttttctcaatcaatgtgtttgtagtttcatcgGTTAGGCTTTTGTTCTACAATGGAAGAGTGAGAGTGGTTTAGAGagtgaagaagataaatagTCTTGTGATATAcatgttaaaagtgatttgggctgtatttagtatttttaatttttttttaaaccttatACGGttgaaattgtcattgcataatagagtatacaaatcatttaatattaaattttaatgtgggagtgtattcaatattatgtggggtgctaataaaaaaaacctaaaagaaATCTTAAGCTTGAATCCAACATACACGAAAAAAGTAATATGCAATTGCATGATAAACTCACctttaattagggtttcaattaATAATGATTTGAAATGCGCGTAAAACAGAAACCCAAATCCCAAGTAATACTTTGATCACAAAAGTTGACCCTGCTTATATAATAATCCACTAGTATTTGTCTTAATATACAGCCAAGAATCTAGCAGAAGTTTCAAAGTGAGAGCGCACTGGTCACCAAAACGAACAAAAAATTGCGAAGACTTCTTGAATATGAATTCtcgatgcatatatatatatatgactgtAATTGAGTTGTCTTGAATTAATTATGTATTATCTAATGGAAACTTAATAGCCTAAAATacatattaaaatttttaaatgaaaccaaatttaaattaaaataatgctTATCCCGGATCAAATTAGAAGCGTGAATAAAGTATAGAGGCCATTGACGTATTGGGATGTTAATATTCTAAACTAAACTAGCTACAGCAGGTAATTGAAAGCTAAGTTAActcaaatatatacatacatacatacatacatacatacatacatacatacatatatatatatatatatatatcgataTGATGTTTATTAATATATATGCATGACCAATTCTAAAGTAGGGAAGATCATCCGTACCATTCATGTATAGAGACCAGAGGTGGATGCACATTGGGACCTAGATGATTCCAAGACCATCTAAAGTTCAGAAAATATACATGCGAAGGTCTTTCGAAGACCCTCTTAATGCTTTGTACGGGTCCCTTTATACCAAGTGTTTGATGTAATACTTATTAATGCATATCTCTACAAGTTGCATGAACAATACTCGACAAATTCTCTTGATATATTGATGATCAAGTGTTCGACAAAAAGCCTAAGTGAATAAACAGATTTTTTTTTGTGCGCTTCACGCTCTGTTTATAGTTCTATCTAAAAACTTGGACCATTAAAAGCGGTCTAACCAATCTaattgaaaattaagcgtgATTCTTGTGGTATTATCAAGAGTTTCATAACTTAATTAGTAACAAATCAGgtttaaatatatataggtaatAATAAGGAGACtggatttttttaaataaattttcaaaccaAAGATGTTGTGGaagtgttgaccctaaaaactaacaagCCTACGtagcgcgcaggccgagtaattaataagctaactacgtctttcggttgtgtacggggcgtgccaactcgacggCCAAGCTGGGCCGGTGAGTAAAATGAGTTGATGTTACGTTGAgggcgctgctgacttcttgatcttgcgaatGCGGTCGAGAaaagaacacgtctcggccttcgagttctagagcatgaagacaaggctactagttctgcgaagttcacaaatcgtcggtgccagattcggtcacagtgattatattcgtaagagtataagcatgccgaatcgacaccaaagtataggggcacaaatactcaaaacagatataTGGCTTGATggtaaacgtggttcggccgtcagaatgccgaactttaAAAcctacttgtgagtatccaatcataagacaactcggcgttcaatgtgccgagccctagtaacacctcactttaccgagaaggctgataagatgacctctgccaataaggatctgaaaatccttctcgaccaagacttggataaataaccagtcaACCCTAttgcagtgttgtttatccaaactgaaagtgCTTCActgtcggctgattctacggcaagagtgctgtttatccaaactgaagatgttcgacGGTTGCCTCCAAagtactgtttatccaaactgaaggtacgtcggcggaaaaagaaagtaaaaatctcaaagttgttgagaggtttcgcgtagagcgagagtttgcgcagggcagtttgtgtgttgaattggatgggGCCTTTATCGATGTTcttcctcctctatttatagtagccaaCTTGCATTGAATCACAATCATTCTCAGATTAGAACTCCTTTCCCCGATCCAACCTTATCTCGATTAGTCCTActcctactaggactttgaactccACTTGTTATCAGGCCGCATTCAATCTCGAACTCCAACATCCTATCCTGTCGAAACTCCTTCTCGTAATAGGACTCACCCACATCCCCCGGATTCCTAATGGGATACGGCCAACCTTGACTTCGCGGCCCATGAGCCGGATAACCACCTGACGACTCCTAAGCACGGCCTCTGGGCCgaaaacaattctaaactcggtccaaactaatatttttgggcccaaacaagaagagagaaaaacttAAACACAATACTTATTGTGGAAGAGAAAAACTTGAACACAATACTTCAAATGTTAAAATAAATGTCTTTATCTCAAACAAGTTTCACTTGGATCAAATGCATACATTAAACTCTCATCCTGATCGACTCGAAGTAATATTTAAACATATCAAGTTTTATTATctcctttgacaaaaaaaaaaaaaaaaattgtattatcTCCAAAGTCGGTACGAAGAGATAGATATACAGCTTGGTTTAAGGCCAAAACAAATTATTAGACGTCAACGTTCTTGATCCCAAGGTTATTTTATACGTACCGAGATAGATATATATACCACATGTAATATATTTAGATATAAGGGCTCCTCATGCCCGAGTCTTGCGCTTACAAGTGGACTGCTTGTATTTTGACTTGGAATATTTAATTTGGGCGCAAGTTGGGTTGAAGAGCCATCATGTCATGCTTGATATTGCTTTGCTTAGTAATTTAATGGGTTTCAACTTTCAACGGATTAGCTAatagaaaatataatatatttttccttcttttcattttttgtcaaaaaaaaaaatcccataaTTTGTCAAAGTTTTGAAACACCaaattttccattttatttaCTAATTTTTAAATTAGTAGCATGATTTGTCAAATGACAATGCACCGAAAACGTAATCTTTGTTTCATTTAGTCGTTTGAAAATTGTGCACAAACATTGACTCATCTAAGGTATAGACATAGTCACATATGGTAGTGTTGGAGCGGGATTTCCCACAAAGAGAAATACCTCCACAGAGTTGTTGATCGCAATCCTCACGTTCGCCGAATCCTTCTTCGAAGTGTCCCAAAATAATCTTCCTCCGCAGCTTTGGCCGGGCGGGGTACCTGCAGAAGATACTCCGACGCTCAAGTCAGTCGATTAGTTCCTATTCTCTGGATTCTCTCGGGTGTTCTTTTCGTACCTGATTCTTTGGCTCCTctccctatttataggattACGTACTTGAGATTCAAGTACCACGATCGTCTTCCTTCCCCACTTCCTTAGTGGTCATCGTCATATCACTACATGCTTTGGGAACAAGTCCCATGACCTGTCTTCCTCTCCCACTTCTCTTCCGTAGTGGGGTAGTTACCTCGGCACGCGCCCTTGTGCTTATTTCTTGTGGGCTTTTTATTCTGCACAACTCTTTTTCCTTAGATGATCAGCCCATGAGTCGAAATTAGGTTTTATCCTCCCACAATGCccccttttttccttttttacgcATGTAAAATAGGGAAAAACCAAGTTTTTCGATCTCATAAGGCCTTGAAACTGTACTCTCTAAGCCAAACTAAAACTTTAAGCATTGCCAACCTTGTGGGAGTTactttttctaaaaataaattttcgaAGAACGAACATTACGAAAGAGGATTTACGAATGAACATTACGAACTCACATGAGGACTGACATCACGAAAGAGGTCTAACATTACGAAAGAAGATTTACGAACATTACGAAAGAGGATTTAAGAATGAACATTACGAACTCACATGAGGACTGACATCACGAAAGAGGTCTAACATTACGAAAGAAGATTTACGAACATTACGAAAGATGACTGACATGACGAACGAGGACTGACATCACGAAAGAGGTCTAACATTACGAAAGAGGATTTACGAACATTACGAAAAAGCGAACGAGGACTGATGTCACAAAAGAGGTCTAACATTACGAAAGAGGATTTACGAACATTACGAAAGAGGACCGACGTCACGGAAGAGGTCTATCATTACGAAAGAGGATTTACGAACATTACGAAAGAGGACTGACGTCACGGAAGAGGTCCATCATTACGAAAGAGGATTTATGAACATTACGAAAGACTGACATGGCGAACGAGGACTAACGTCACGGAAGAGGTCTATCATTACAAAAGAGGATTTACGAACATTACGAAAGAGGACTTACGAAAGTGGACTGACGCCTTATACGTGTTTATTATATAGATCTCTATCCCATCTTGTCTGCACTCCTTCATTCACTTTTACCTGatttacatacatatatatatatttacatatataaatatttacCATGTGTGTTTCCTCCTCACGCATATAATCCATAACGCTAGGCTGCACACCTAGTCTGCACATCTAATATGTACGCCTATGTATACATATATCAatatatcaatatatatatatacaccgaCACACTTGCTTTTCCCTCTCTTATATGTCTATGTACATTCCTGCATAAATCACATCCTTGACTGGGCTACCTATATATCTATCTACATATATATTTTCCTGGACTTGCAGACATCACTTCCTTAACCAGACTacctatacatacatacacacacacacacacacacacatatatatatatatatatgcacacataTCTGGGTACATTGGCATATATAGGCACATTTTTACACGCAACATAGGCATACCTTTGCGTACGACATGCAAATCTCTGCACTTACTTCTCATATACTTGCATATATCTCTACACATGTATgcgtatatatttatatgtcatTACCTTGAGTTCCTCCATCCCTATTTTCCTTCACTTCACCTGCTCAGTTTCTTCACCAAGCCTGTGATTTCTCGTTTCAAAGTGGCCTCTTAGCTTACAggtgattttttatttcaaacccCTCTTGTGGGAATATttcaaacatttcactttcGTTATCGATCTCAAAAATCGTTCAACCTTGAGTTTACTCTTAATCAATTTTTTACCTTTTCGATCTTGGCTGGATCTTTGCCCATTCGAtcttgggttttcttttccCGCTTGATCTTCGATTTTCGATCTTGATTGGGTCTCTGCCTATCCGATCTTGGGTTTTCTTTCCCCACACGATCTTAGATTTCCGATCTTGATTGGGTCTCTGCCCATCCGAtcttgggttttcttttccCACACGATCTTAGATTTCCGATCTTGATTAGGTCTCTGCCCATCCGAtcttgggttttcttttccCACACGATCTTAGATTTCCGATCCTGATTGGGTCTCTGCCCATCCGAtcttgggttttcttttccCACACGATCTTAGATTTCCGATCTTGATTGGGTCTCTGCCCATCCGAtcttgggttttcttttccCACTCGATCTTATGTTTTCGATCTTGATTCGATCCTCATCCCTTGGTTTATACTCTTCAACTTTTAGACTTTAGTCTAAGATTCGAATAAAGTGCAACTTTATTTATCATACAATGAAGAGATGTCAACAGACATCCAGGGACACCCTCTTTGACATGCAAGGAAGACAATAGGGGATTTACCCTTCAACATTGCTGGAAACAGAAACCTAGATACGGAAAACATAAACACGAGTAGCTAAATGTGGTACTTTCTCAAATGAATTGCGCTTCATGGGCGCGGCACATACTGACCTGTTTCTACGTGCCTGAGTTTATAAGCTCCATTTCCGAAAGCTTCAGTCACCTCATATGGTCATTCCCATATGCGTCCAAGTTTCCCTACATTCAAATCTTTTGTGTTTTCCATGACTTTTCTCAATATCCACTCAAATCTTTCGTGGTAGTGCCCGCTGGAGATGTAACAATAGTCGCGGTGGCCTGCTTTGATTGGATAAATTCCTCTTCCTCTAATCTGATGATTCCATCAGCTCGGGCCATCACCTCCCTCATGTCCAGTGGTGGCGTTTCGATCAATGACTTACGCATCTTTGTTCCAGGCAACACCCCTTCTCGGAATGCCAAAGACGCAGTGTGGGAATCACATTCTTCTAGGGTGGACATTTCTTCGGTGAACCTAGTCATGTAGCTTTTGAGGCTCTCGCCAACATTTTGTTTGGTGTTGAACAAGATCGTAATATCTTTTCTTGGCCTCCGATTGCAGACATATTGGGATATGAATGCTTCGCAAAGCTCTGTGAAACTTCCGATAGACCTCGGTTTCAGTTGCCTAAACCAAGTTAACGATGACCCCGAAAGACTTGAGGGGAACAACTTGCACATGAGGGCCTCATCGTTTCCTTCAAGCGCCATTTGTTGTTGAAAGTGGTAAATGTGTTCGACGGGATCAGTTGCACCTTCGAATAGCCTAAACTTTGGTTGGGTGAACTTGGCAGGTTTTTTAGCTTTCAGGATGTCCTCTGTGAATGGCGATTTGCGAATCCCTCTGGCTGCTTCCAAGGCAAGTTCTGCCAGGGTCTGGGGCTTATATCCCTTCACAATCTTCTCAATTTGTTCTCGCAAATCAACATCCTTTACCTTTTTCGATCCTTTTCCCCTGTGATCCTCTTCGCCCTGATTTTCCGTCACTTCAACACGGTTACTGTATGGCGCGCTACTAGAGCTGCTCCCCTTATCTTcctcttctgcacgttgtctcttGGTGCCGGTTGCACCTTCTACTGCATTTTTCGCTTCAGCCATCTTCAACACGTCATCTGCTGTCTTTTTTGTTTCACGCAATTCCCTCGTTAACCTTCTAAATTGTTCCATGGCGAGACAAGGTTCACTATTTTGGGATTGAGACCTTGCGTGTACCGATCGAGTCCTTGTATCTTCAGAAGGATTCGGAACTTCTTGTGTGGATCCAGTCATGTTTATAGCTTGATTTTGtttcgttcccacagacggcgccaactGTTGGAGCGGGATTTCCCACAAAGAGAAATACCTCCACAGAGTTGTTGATCGCAATCCTCATGTTCGCCGAATCCTTCTTCGAAGTGTCCCAAAATAATCTTCCTCCGCAGCTTTGGCCGGGCGGGGTACCTGCAGAAGATACTCCGACGCTCAAGTCAGTCGATTAGTTCCTATTCTCTGGATTCTCTCGGGTGTTCTTTTCGTACCTGATTCTTTGGCTCCTctccctatttataggattGCGTACTTGAGATTCAAGTACCACGATCGTCTTCCTTCCCCACTTCCTTAGTGGTCATCGTCATATCACTACATGCTTTGGGAACAAGTCCCATGACCTGTCTTCCTCTCCCACTTCTCTTCCGTAGTGGGGTAGTTACCTCGGCACGCGCCCTTGTGCTTATTTCTTGTGGGCTTTTTATTCTGCACAACTCTTTTTCCTTAGATGATCAGCCCATGAGTCGAAATTAGGTTTTATCCTCCCACAGGTAGTATAAGGTAGGAGTACTAAAATATGAGATTGTTATAGGCAAACGTTAGAATCAAACTACTGTCATATATTTACGTTTATGAAAATTATTCAACATATATAGCGCGGTATACCTTGGAGAGCTACACCTAATTCCAATACCAATTCCAACATGAACTAATCATGGTATTTACGTTAATAAGGTCAAATTGATGGACAAATGAATCCAAGAAGCAAAATTTCAGAACTGGACCATAATACCTGTCATTAACACGTTgacataaattttaatttttctctgTAGATACAGAACCCTAATACCCCACCCCTGAAAATAAATCCCCTGCTAGCCAATTAAGGTTTGACCATGAACCGATGCCCATGTGACTTGCAACGTACGAAACTTCAACGATGCAGAATTGGGAGGGGGACCGAGTTTTGCGGCTTCAAGCCTTCAAACCCTTAGAGTTTCTCACTGGCATGTTATCTCAAACGTTGACGTTgaatttcttcttcatttttttaatattataatcAAAGTTTGTAGTATCACTTAGCATTACGATTTAGTAATATTTATCGTGACTTTTAATTAAGAGGTTTTAAGTTTCATTCTTGTCGAATGGACTCGTTGCATGGTTTAAATCAAATCAAGTTTGATATTAAATTATGACTAACTCGTTGTATAGCTTAGTCTAAATCTTTCATCTTTCagtgtaaatatattgttgtgGTGTGTGTATTTCTTTTGCTGCAATTGGAGAACGGGCGCAGTTGACATTTCGTGTGCCGTGGTCATATAAACTAAGAgcttaattaataatattatatagGCTATCTCATCTAACATATGAGTTTGAATAATTTCTTAAAGGGCTGAGTCAAATTCTACATcctgtctat
Encoded proteins:
- the LOC139196935 gene encoding uncharacterized protein — translated: MTGSTQEVPNPSEDTRTRSVHARSQSQNSEPCLAMEQFRRLTRELRETKKTADDVLKMAEAKNAVEGATGTKRQRAEEEDKGSSSSSAPYSNRVEVTENQGEEDHRGKGSKKVKDVDLREQIEKIVKGYKPQTLAELALEAARGIRKSPFTEDILKAKKPAKFTQPKFRLFEGATDPVEHIYHFQQQMALEGNDEALMCKLFPSSLSGSSLTWFRQLKPRSIGSFTELCEAFISQYVCNRRPRKDITILFNTKQNVGESLKSYMTRFTEEMSTLEECDSHTASLAFREGVLPGTKMRKSLIETPPLDMREVMARADGIIRLEEEEFIQSKQATATIVTSPAGTTTKDLSGY